A window of Cryptomeria japonica chromosome 3, Sugi_1.0, whole genome shotgun sequence contains these coding sequences:
- the LOC131038742 gene encoding FCS-Like Zinc finger 14 produces the protein MAVKQAAAIQNTQSKSVLMFDSPSENRSVLKYFHALAGSFKSSKHGGIPESTEECLSPTSPLDVKSFSRYSSGVGLGILAALDDNNNSEQSKAMPIVSVKLPSWSKLGREEENGGRLCSCKETVYEDSGPSAFSSIEPAGFLYACYLCRNKLSHQKDIYMYRGDKAFCSEECRYQQIASDERKERRPSPSCSSSCSPIFTITPMAAALY, from the exons ATGGCAGTCAAGCAAGCAGCAGCCATACAGAACACACAGAGCAAATCTGTTCTCATGTTTGACAGCCCCTCAGAAAACAGATCAGTCCTCAAATATTTTCATGCACTGGCTGGATCATTTAAGTCTAGTAAACATGGCGGTATTCCTGAATCAACAGAAGAGTGTTTGAGCCCAACTTCTCCTTTGGATGTGAAAAGTTTTAGCAGATATTCCTCAGGCGTAGGCCTTGGAATTCTTGCAGCTCTTGATGATAATAACAACAGTGAGCAAAGCAAGGCCATGCCCATTGTCTCTGTAAAACTGCCGTCTTGGAGTAAATTGGGGAGAGAAGAGGAAAATGGTGGAAGATTATGCAGCTGTAAAGAGACTGTTTATGAAGATTCTGGGCCATCAGCTTTCTCCTCGATTGAACCTGCTGGATTTCTGTATGCTTGTTACCTGTGTAGGAACAAATTGTCCCACCAGAAGGATATATACATGTACAG AGGTGACAAGGCATTTTGCAGCGAGGAATGCAGATACCAGCAGATTGCAAGTGATGAAAGGAAAGAGCGCCGCCCATCTCCCAGTTGTTCATCATCTTGTTCGCCCATATTCACAATCACTCCCATGGCTGCTGCCTTGTACTAA